From one Bacteroides intestinalis DSM 17393 genomic stretch:
- a CDS encoding 5'-nucleotidase C-terminal domain-containing protein, with translation MKRMTLKFIPAVLLVAVFLLSSCSSAYKVTKAEGTMVAVDSTWDVNPDAEAIALLAPYKAKVDSIMLRVVGTAEVSMDKGAPESLLSNLVADVLRNAAGQVLGKPADMGLINMGGLRNVLTEGPITCENIYEILPFENSLCVLTMKGVYLKELFNNIAACHGQGVSGMQLLITKDGKLLEGTVAGYPIEDEQLYTIATIDYLADGNDGMTALPQAEKRECPDGATLRGLFMDYVEQQTTAGKKITSRMEGRITVKDE, from the coding sequence ATGAAAAGAATGACTTTGAAATTTATCCCTGCCGTACTTTTGGTAGCTGTATTCTTGCTAAGCTCTTGTAGTTCTGCATATAAGGTGACGAAGGCGGAGGGGACGATGGTGGCGGTTGACTCTACCTGGGATGTAAATCCTGATGCTGAAGCGATAGCATTGCTTGCTCCCTATAAGGCGAAGGTTGACAGTATCATGCTCCGTGTGGTAGGTACTGCAGAAGTAAGCATGGACAAAGGAGCGCCTGAAAGTCTGCTTTCTAATCTGGTAGCGGATGTTCTACGTAATGCAGCCGGACAAGTATTGGGTAAGCCTGCCGATATGGGATTAATAAATATGGGTGGCTTGCGTAATGTATTGACTGAAGGTCCTATTACCTGCGAAAATATTTATGAGATATTGCCTTTCGAAAATTCTCTTTGTGTATTGACCATGAAAGGAGTTTATCTGAAAGAATTGTTCAATAATATTGCAGCATGTCACGGGCAAGGTGTCAGTGGGATGCAGCTTCTGATAACAAAAGACGGAAAACTATTGGAAGGCACGGTTGCAGGCTATCCGATAGAGGATGAACAGCTTTATACAATTGCTACCATTGATTATCTGGCAGACGGAAACGATGGTATGACTGCCCTGCCGCAAGCTGAGAAACGTGAATGTCCGGATGGGGCTACTTTGCGTGGTTTGTTTATGGACTATGTGGAGCAACAGACTACTGCCGGAAAGAAGATTACTTCCCGTATGGAAGGCAGGATAACTGTGAAAGATGAGTAA
- a CDS encoding glycoside hydrolase family 3 N-terminal domain-containing protein, translating to MKRPILLLFAALLWGGAGLLHAQAEASFLPSAADARCKQWVDSVYSGLNLQEKVGQLIVATFPAKVDKQKKKQIRDLVKKYKIGGLLFAEGTPEEQAILTNIAQKNSKVPVMITFDGEWGLSMRLEGTPYFPKNAALGCIEDNHLIYEYGREVAREFRELGVHVNFAPDADVNTNPLNPVIHVRSFGEDPKKVAEKVVAYSRGLESGGVLSVSKHFPGHGDTDVDSHKGLPSLCYNRERLDSVELYPFKEMIRAGLGGVMVGHLQVPVLEPDAITASSLSGNVVTGLLKNEMGFQGLVFTDALDMKGVSSVPQVTTKALLAGNDMVLVQYNTENAVQEVLNAVKDGVLSEKVVEEKCRKILTYKYLLGLRQPRPQLQVSGMSYRIHTDEAKALVTRLRQAAVTVLGNHFGVLPLTPVGDTPIALLSVVEGKDSIFIAEMKKLSPVPVECFHLTGEMGEDERRELARKLANYRRVVISISGKDTDALAYADFLAGLNLPAPIIYVFFTSYRAMQPLVPALNQASAVVLGHSSEADIQQYVAGVIFAKVPAQGKLSMSIGNLYQAGEGSVITPGMKPGRIIPEDLGMKSNELHRIDAIVKGGLAAGAYPGCQVLVLKDGQTVYDKCFGTHSDKDTTAVRPTDMFDLASLTKTTATLLAVMKLYDTGKLKLTDKVSQYLPILRNTNKKNITIKDLLLHESGLPPYIRFYLEAIDPNSVHGPYAQSWVDEWHRTQVSEHSYYCSSFKFKKSLVAEKESSAYNLHVADRMWLNKSFKNTILQKIARCDMDSKRYVYSDLGFILLQQVVEAIVKLPMDLYLAKEFYAPMGLQRTMYLPLLRYSKQEIMPTAANDFLRRQDLCGYVHDETAACMGGISGNAGLFSTATEVAKIYQMMLNGGEWNGKRYLSEATCRLFTTEASAISRRGLGFDKPNLKDLKNSPCAPSATNTVYGHTGFTGTCAWVDPEHGTVYVFLSNRLCPNVWNTKLTEMNIRTNIQEAIYKSLK from the coding sequence ATGAAGAGACCTATTCTCTTATTGTTTGCTGCCCTTTTGTGGGGGGGCGCAGGATTGCTTCATGCCCAGGCAGAGGCATCTTTTCTCCCTTCAGCGGCAGATGCCCGTTGCAAACAGTGGGTAGATTCTGTATATTCCGGTTTGAATCTGCAGGAAAAAGTAGGACAGTTGATTGTTGCCACCTTTCCTGCCAAAGTGGATAAACAAAAGAAGAAACAGATACGCGATCTGGTTAAGAAATATAAGATAGGAGGTCTGCTGTTTGCTGAAGGTACACCGGAAGAGCAGGCTATACTGACGAATATTGCCCAGAAGAATTCTAAAGTTCCCGTTATGATTACTTTCGATGGTGAGTGGGGACTCTCTATGCGCCTGGAAGGTACGCCTTATTTCCCGAAGAATGCTGCACTTGGCTGTATTGAAGACAACCATCTGATTTATGAATACGGGCGTGAAGTGGCACGGGAATTTCGTGAGCTGGGTGTTCATGTGAATTTTGCACCGGATGCGGATGTCAATACCAATCCTCTGAACCCGGTAATCCATGTACGTTCTTTCGGGGAAGACCCGAAGAAGGTGGCTGAAAAGGTGGTCGCTTATAGTCGTGGACTGGAAAGTGGCGGTGTGTTGTCCGTGAGCAAACACTTCCCCGGACACGGAGATACGGATGTGGACTCGCATAAAGGATTACCGTCACTATGTTATAACCGCGAACGCCTGGATAGTGTGGAACTGTATCCTTTTAAGGAAATGATACGTGCCGGCTTGGGTGGGGTGATGGTTGGTCATCTGCAGGTACCTGTGCTGGAACCGGATGCTATCACGGCTTCTTCACTTTCCGGAAATGTGGTGACCGGATTATTGAAAAATGAAATGGGCTTTCAGGGATTGGTGTTTACGGATGCACTGGATATGAAGGGAGTTTCATCTGTGCCCCAAGTTACTACAAAAGCCTTGCTTGCAGGAAATGATATGGTGCTGGTGCAGTATAATACTGAAAATGCTGTGCAGGAGGTCCTGAATGCGGTGAAAGACGGTGTTCTTTCGGAGAAGGTTGTAGAAGAGAAATGTCGTAAGATACTTACTTATAAATATCTGTTGGGTTTACGTCAGCCGCGTCCGCAGTTGCAGGTTAGCGGAATGAGTTATCGTATCCATACAGATGAAGCCAAGGCACTGGTAACGCGACTTCGCCAGGCTGCTGTTACGGTGCTGGGTAATCATTTTGGAGTATTACCGTTGACACCTGTCGGCGACACTCCGATTGCACTGTTGAGTGTGGTCGAAGGTAAAGACAGCATCTTCATTGCTGAGATGAAGAAATTATCACCTGTTCCTGTAGAGTGTTTTCATTTGACGGGGGAGATGGGTGAAGATGAGCGCCGTGAATTGGCACGCAAACTGGCGAATTATCGTCGGGTTGTAATCAGCATATCAGGTAAAGATACAGATGCACTTGCTTATGCCGATTTTCTGGCAGGATTGAATTTACCCGCCCCCATAATATATGTTTTCTTTACGTCCTATCGTGCTATGCAACCTTTAGTTCCTGCTTTGAATCAGGCCAGTGCTGTGGTGTTGGGACATTCGTCGGAAGCGGATATTCAGCAATATGTAGCGGGTGTGATATTTGCTAAAGTCCCTGCTCAGGGAAAGCTTTCCATGAGCATCGGTAATCTCTATCAGGCTGGTGAGGGAAGTGTGATTACTCCGGGGATGAAGCCGGGACGTATTATTCCTGAAGATTTGGGAATGAAGTCTAATGAGTTGCACCGTATCGATGCGATTGTCAAGGGCGGATTGGCTGCCGGAGCCTATCCCGGTTGTCAGGTGCTGGTGTTGAAAGATGGTCAGACGGTATATGATAAGTGTTTCGGTACTCATTCAGATAAAGACACCACTGCTGTACGCCCTACAGATATGTTCGACCTTGCTTCTTTGACGAAAACTACTGCAACACTGCTTGCCGTGATGAAACTGTATGATACGGGTAAGTTGAAGCTGACGGATAAAGTGTCCCAGTATTTGCCGATCTTGCGGAATACTAATAAGAAGAATATTACAATAAAGGATTTGCTTCTTCATGAGTCCGGTCTGCCTCCTTATATTCGTTTCTATCTGGAGGCCATCGACCCGAATTCGGTGCATGGCCCGTATGCTCAAAGTTGGGTGGATGAGTGGCATCGCACGCAGGTCAGTGAACATAGCTATTATTGTTCAAGCTTTAAGTTTAAGAAAAGCTTGGTAGCTGAAAAAGAATCATCTGCTTACAACTTGCATGTAGCTGACAGAATGTGGCTGAACAAGAGTTTTAAGAATACCATCTTGCAAAAGATTGCCCGGTGTGATATGGACAGCAAGCGGTATGTGTACAGTGATCTTGGCTTTATCCTGTTGCAGCAGGTGGTAGAGGCTATAGTTAAGTTGCCAATGGACCTTTATCTGGCTAAAGAGTTTTATGCACCTATGGGATTGCAGCGTACCATGTATTTGCCTTTATTAAGGTACTCCAAACAAGAGATTATGCCTACGGCCGCGAATGATTTCCTGCGCCGTCAGGATTTATGCGGCTATGTGCACGATGAGACTGCCGCTTGTATGGGTGGCATTTCCGGTAATGCAGGTTTGTTCTCTACAGCTACGGAAGTTGCGAAGATATACCAGATGATGCTGAATGGGGGAGAATGGAATGGCAAACGTTATTTGAGTGAGGCGACTTGCCGTTTGTTCACTACGGAGGCCTCTGCCATCAGTCGCAGAGGATTGGGTTTTGACAAACCTAATTTGAAGGATTTGAAGAACAGTCCTTGTGCTCCTTCGGCTACCAATACCGTTTACGGACATACCGGTTTTACGGGTACCTGTGCCTGGGTGGATCCTGAACATGGAACGGTGTATGTTTTCCTCAGCAACCGTCTGTGTCCCAATGTGTGGAATACAAAACTGACTGAGATGAATATCCGTACCAATATACAGGAAGCGATTTATAAAAGCCTGAAATAG
- a CDS encoding GNAT family N-acetyltransferase, whose protein sequence is MGISTVTDQNWHIVRYSAEEKERWDRFVRRSKNGTFMLQRDYMDYHAERFHDCSLLIYCNQKLTALLPGNLSGDCFYSHQGLTYGGILLSASITLVQAKSAFCTALNYLHTECGVQSIVYRAIPHIYHRYPAEEDLYILVRLGAQLTARSISSVIPLDDRLPFRTLRRRQLKKAQACALTITEDEDFASFWSILEENLHERYCVAPVHSLEEITRLHKNFPRQISLFRVCDGTKTLGGCVVYETDEVAHVQYIAASTQGKKCGALDLLFHQLIYSRYGQKRYFDFGISTEQGGQILNEGLLFQKEGFGARAIMYDVYELKL, encoded by the coding sequence ATGGGAATAAGCACAGTAACTGATCAGAACTGGCACATAGTCCGCTACTCAGCAGAAGAAAAAGAACGCTGGGACCGCTTCGTGCGCCGTTCCAAAAACGGTACATTCATGCTGCAACGCGACTATATGGACTATCATGCCGAGCGTTTCCATGATTGTTCCCTGCTGATTTATTGTAATCAGAAATTAACAGCCTTGCTCCCCGGCAACCTTTCCGGTGATTGTTTTTATTCTCATCAGGGACTGACTTATGGAGGAATACTCCTCTCCGCCTCTATTACCTTAGTGCAAGCAAAAAGTGCATTCTGCACCGCCCTGAATTATTTACATACGGAGTGCGGTGTACAATCAATAGTATATCGGGCTATTCCGCACATTTATCACCGCTATCCGGCGGAAGAAGATTTATATATCCTCGTTCGCCTGGGCGCACAACTTACAGCACGTAGCATCTCATCCGTAATTCCACTGGACGACCGTCTGCCTTTCCGCACCCTGCGCCGTCGCCAATTGAAAAAGGCACAGGCCTGTGCACTGACAATCACAGAAGACGAGGACTTCGCCTCTTTCTGGTCAATATTGGAAGAAAACCTACATGAACGATATTGTGTTGCCCCGGTACATTCACTGGAAGAAATCACCCGACTGCACAAAAACTTTCCCCGTCAGATTTCCCTTTTCCGGGTATGCGACGGAACTAAAACACTGGGCGGCTGCGTAGTATATGAAACCGACGAAGTGGCCCACGTGCAATACATCGCCGCTTCCACACAAGGAAAGAAATGTGGAGCACTCGACCTGCTCTTCCACCAACTGATATATAGCCGCTACGGACAAAAGCGTTACTTCGACTTCGGTATTTCCACCGAACAAGGCGGACAAATCTTGAATGAAGGATTACTTTTCCAGAAGGAAGGTTTCGGTGCAAGAGCAATCATGTATGACGTTTACGAATTGAAATTATGA
- a CDS encoding glycoside hydrolase family 3 N-terminal domain-containing protein, with product MKKLFLFFLMIYSCCLRFDAQAHHLPVPQSPVPSVEPIMIRSVSNDERCRQWVDSVLNRMNLRERIGQLFIYTIAPQQDKANRDLLRKVVDGYKVGGLLFSGGLMENQAILTNEAQKMADVPLMITFDGEWGLSMRLRGTPVFPRNMILGCIQNDSLLYEYGREMARQCRELGVQVNFAPVADVNINPKNPVINTRSFGESPANVADKVIAYARGLEEGGVLSVSKHFPGHGDTDVDSHHSLPKLTFSRARLDSVELYPFKKAIQAGLSGMMVGHLEVPILESKRGVPSSLSRSVVHDLLTQEMKFQGLVFTDALAMKGVSANNTSICLQALKAGHDLLLVPRRIKEEVDAILDAVKNGELTEAEIEAKCRKVLTYKYALGLSKKPFVRLSGLSNRINTAHTRDLIRRLNQEAITVLKNKNDVLPLDVDTREVAVLNVGDAKEIQPFLKELSGFINPVGSKGVPAVFQLKKELPVAARKQLRDSLSQYKRILVCVTEHRLAPYQAFFGEFVPDIPTAYLLFIPGKQMLQIRRAVSAANAVVLAHSSNDDVQCQVARILYADATANGRLSASISDLFTTGDGRTITPKTPLHFVPDEHGMNSRLLTRIDEIAKEGIKEGAYPGCQIVILKDGKEMYNKAFGTHTWLGATGASVKKFSTTNIPGATLPVSPTDVYDLASLTKTTATLLAVMKLYDKGRLNLTDRVSDYLPWLQDTDKKDITVRQLLLHESGLPSTLLFYQEAIDKESYAGTLFKAKPDAAHSVQIGVRTWANPKFKFQKGLTSKVRTAEHTLQVADSLWLNRSFREIYQQTIVKAPLRDRRYRYSCVGFILLQQLVEARTGMSMDAFLEQEFYAPMGLKRTGYLPLKGAATAGTAYAGIVSGKHTPIPKAEIIPSSVDPFLRKTVLQGFVHDESAAFQGGVSGNAGLFSNATEVAQIYQMLLNGGELDGKRYLSPETCRVFTTTVSRISRRGLGFDKPDRQNLAKSPCATATPATVYGHTGFTGTCAWVDPTNGLVYVFLCNRIYPDVWNTKLMKMDIRTRIQEVVYQALK from the coding sequence ATGAAAAAACTATTCCTATTCTTTTTGATGATATACAGTTGTTGTCTCCGCTTTGATGCTCAGGCGCATCATCTGCCGGTGCCACAATCTCCTGTACCTTCTGTTGAACCTATTATGATACGATCTGTTTCCAATGATGAACGATGTCGGCAGTGGGTGGATTCGGTACTCAACAGGATGAATCTGAGAGAACGTATCGGACAATTATTCATTTATACTATTGCTCCTCAGCAAGATAAGGCAAACCGGGATTTGCTACGTAAAGTTGTGGATGGCTACAAAGTGGGCGGCCTGCTTTTTTCCGGTGGATTGATGGAAAACCAGGCGATACTGACCAATGAAGCACAGAAGATGGCAGATGTTCCGTTGATGATAACCTTTGACGGCGAATGGGGACTTTCCATGCGCTTGCGAGGTACACCAGTATTTCCCCGAAATATGATTCTGGGCTGCATACAAAACGACAGTCTGCTTTATGAATATGGTCGCGAGATGGCCCGGCAATGTCGGGAACTTGGTGTGCAGGTTAACTTTGCTCCGGTGGCGGATGTGAATATCAACCCGAAGAACCCGGTTATCAATACCCGTTCGTTTGGAGAAAGTCCTGCTAATGTGGCCGATAAAGTAATAGCCTATGCCCGTGGACTGGAAGAAGGTGGCGTACTTTCCGTGAGCAAGCATTTTCCAGGTCATGGTGATACGGATGTGGACTCGCATCATTCGTTGCCGAAGTTGACATTTTCTCGTGCACGTTTGGATAGCGTGGAGTTATATCCGTTTAAGAAAGCCATTCAGGCCGGGCTATCCGGTATGATGGTGGGACATTTGGAGGTGCCGATACTTGAATCGAAACGAGGGGTGCCTTCTTCACTTTCCCGTAGTGTAGTGCATGATTTGCTGACACAAGAGATGAAGTTTCAGGGGCTGGTATTTACGGATGCATTGGCTATGAAAGGTGTTTCTGCCAATAACACGAGTATTTGCCTGCAAGCTTTGAAAGCAGGGCATGATTTGCTGCTTGTGCCCCGACGGATTAAGGAAGAAGTAGATGCTATACTGGATGCCGTGAAAAACGGTGAACTGACGGAAGCGGAGATTGAAGCAAAGTGCCGGAAGGTACTTACTTATAAATATGCTCTCGGCCTATCAAAGAAACCTTTTGTTCGCCTTTCGGGGTTAAGTAATCGTATTAATACGGCGCACACTCGTGATTTGATACGGCGCCTGAACCAGGAGGCGATTACCGTATTGAAGAATAAAAACGATGTGCTTCCGTTGGATGTAGATACCCGGGAAGTGGCTGTGCTCAATGTAGGTGATGCAAAAGAAATACAACCGTTCCTGAAGGAGCTTTCCGGATTTATTAATCCTGTTGGTTCAAAAGGAGTACCTGCCGTTTTTCAATTGAAAAAAGAGCTACCGGTGGCTGCACGTAAGCAGTTGCGTGATTCACTGTCACAGTATAAACGTATCCTTGTTTGTGTGACGGAACATCGCTTGGCGCCTTATCAGGCCTTCTTTGGGGAATTTGTTCCTGATATTCCAACAGCTTATCTGCTTTTTATACCCGGTAAGCAAATGTTGCAGATACGCCGTGCGGTATCGGCTGCTAATGCTGTAGTACTTGCACATTCATCGAATGATGATGTACAGTGTCAGGTAGCCAGAATACTATATGCCGATGCAACGGCAAACGGACGCCTGTCGGCAAGTATCAGTGACTTGTTTACTACGGGAGATGGACGGACCATTACTCCGAAAACACCGCTTCACTTTGTGCCTGATGAACATGGTATGAACTCCCGTCTGTTGACTCGCATTGATGAAATAGCGAAAGAAGGCATTAAAGAAGGAGCTTATCCCGGTTGTCAGATTGTGATATTGAAAGACGGAAAGGAAATGTATAATAAAGCTTTCGGAACACATACTTGGCTGGGTGCTACGGGTGCTTCTGTCAAAAAATTCTCTACGACCAATATCCCCGGCGCTACTTTACCGGTATCTCCGACGGATGTTTATGATCTGGCTTCGCTGACAAAGACTACGGCAACATTGCTCGCTGTTATGAAGCTGTATGATAAAGGACGTTTGAATCTTACCGATCGTGTGTCAGACTATCTGCCTTGGTTGCAAGATACGGATAAAAAAGATATCACAGTCCGCCAGTTGTTGTTGCATGAATCCGGATTACCTTCCACATTGTTGTTTTATCAGGAAGCTATCGATAAAGAAAGCTATGCAGGAACTCTTTTCAAAGCAAAACCGGATGCTGCACATTCTGTACAGATAGGGGTTCGTACCTGGGCTAATCCGAAATTTAAGTTCCAGAAAGGGTTGACTTCTAAAGTGCGGACGGCAGAGCATACCTTACAAGTTGCCGATAGCTTATGGCTGAATCGTTCCTTTAGAGAAATCTATCAACAAACGATTGTGAAGGCACCGTTGCGCGATCGCCGTTATCGGTATAGCTGTGTAGGTTTCATCCTGTTGCAGCAATTGGTTGAGGCGCGTACGGGCATGTCGATGGATGCTTTTTTGGAGCAGGAGTTTTATGCTCCGATGGGGTTGAAACGTACGGGGTATTTGCCATTGAAGGGTGCAGCTACGGCAGGAACAGCATATGCAGGCATTGTATCTGGTAAGCATACTCCTATACCGAAAGCGGAAATCATACCTTCTTCGGTGGATCCATTCTTGCGGAAGACGGTTCTTCAGGGCTTCGTGCATGATGAGTCGGCAGCTTTCCAAGGCGGTGTATCAGGGAATGCCGGTCTATTCTCCAATGCAACGGAAGTGGCTCAAATTTATCAAATGTTGTTGAATGGGGGAGAGTTGGATGGTAAGCGTTATTTGAGTCCGGAAACTTGTCGTGTATTTACTACTACTGTATCTCGCATCAGTCGTCGTGGTCTGGGATTCGATAAACCTGACCGGCAGAATCTGGCAAAGAGTCCTTGTGCTACGGCTACGCCTGCCACTGTTTATGGGCATACCGGATTTACAGGAACTTGTGCCTGGGTTGATCCGACGAATGGGCTGGTTTACGTTTTCCTTTGCAATCGTATCTATCCGGATGTATGGAATACGAAGCTGATGAAGATGGATATCCGTACACGAATACAGGAGGTGGTGTATCAGGCGTTAAAATAG
- a CDS encoding DegT/DnrJ/EryC1/StrS family aminotransferase has protein sequence MIKYLDLQKINASFEPELSDALLRVCHSGWYLYGEATARFEQEFAAYCDTVHCVSTGNGLDALTLIFLAYRELGVMDAGDEIIVPANTYIATVLSILRAGLKPVLCEPAFETCNMDITYAESLITPRTRAILPVHLYGRLADMQGIYDLATRYGLKIIEDAAQAHGAIWNKGLPGKGSPALRAGNLSDAAAFSFYPAKNLGALGDGGAITTHDAELATTARSIANYGSTEKYVHLYQGINSRLDELQAAVLSIKLSRLDKDNARRREIAQSYKENIDWQRLGLQSTVHTDHINEANVFHIFPVFSPRRNELQRYLTQCGISTQIHYPIPPHRQEALKKEYGMQQLPITERIHNEELSLPISPLLTNEETEHIINRINAFI, from the coding sequence ATGATAAAGTATTTAGACCTGCAAAAGATCAATGCTTCCTTTGAGCCTGAACTGTCGGATGCCTTACTACGTGTTTGCCATTCGGGATGGTACCTGTATGGAGAGGCGACGGCCCGTTTTGAACAAGAATTCGCAGCCTACTGCGATACAGTTCATTGTGTAAGTACGGGAAATGGTCTGGATGCTCTTACATTAATATTTCTTGCTTACCGTGAATTGGGAGTCATGGATGCTGGAGATGAAATAATCGTCCCTGCCAATACATACATCGCAACCGTACTCTCTATCCTCCGTGCCGGACTGAAACCGGTGCTTTGTGAACCTGCCTTTGAAACATGTAACATGGACATCACCTATGCAGAATCGCTGATTACCCCTCGTACACGTGCCATATTACCGGTTCATCTATATGGACGTTTAGCCGATATGCAAGGAATATACGATCTGGCTACCCGCTACGGACTAAAAATCATAGAAGATGCCGCACAGGCACATGGTGCCATCTGGAACAAAGGCTTACCAGGAAAAGGAAGCCCAGCTTTGCGAGCCGGTAATTTAAGTGATGCCGCAGCCTTCAGCTTCTATCCGGCCAAAAACCTGGGTGCCTTGGGAGACGGTGGTGCCATAACCACCCATGATGCCGAACTTGCCACCACCGCACGTTCCATTGCCAATTACGGTTCTACAGAAAAATATGTTCATCTGTACCAAGGCATAAACAGCCGATTGGACGAATTACAGGCGGCGGTTCTTTCCATAAAGTTATCCCGCTTAGATAAAGATAATGCCCGAAGGAGGGAGATAGCACAATCCTATAAAGAAAATATTGACTGGCAACGCTTGGGATTACAAAGTACTGTCCATACGGATCATATTAATGAAGCCAATGTCTTCCACATCTTTCCCGTCTTTTCTCCCCGCCGGAATGAATTGCAACGTTATCTGACCCAATGCGGTATTTCTACTCAGATTCATTATCCCATTCCACCTCATCGCCAGGAAGCGTTGAAAAAGGAATATGGAATGCAACAACTCCCCATTACAGAACGTATCCATAATGAGGAGTTAAGTCTCCCCATCTCTCCATTACTCACGAATGAAGAGACAGAGCATATAATAAACCGCATCAACGCCTTTATTTAG
- a CDS encoding bifunctional metallophosphatase/5'-nucleotidase: protein MKRYILLLMAVCCLFSISAQQSTKEIPVEPLCLVAPDSAQKTKQLVILQTSDTHSRIEPIAVNAADRYAGMGGTVRRATFIKEARKINPNLLLFDCGDISQGTPYYNLFQGEVEVKMMNLMGYDAMTIGNHEFDFGLENMARLFRMANFPVVCSNYDVTGTVLEGLVKPYTTFYRNGLKIGVFGLAPKMEGLVQADKCEGVVYNDPIEAAQKMADLLKNEEGCDVVICLSHLGYQLKNAPCDEELAQKTNHIDAILGGHTHTFMKEPAVYLNKDGRNVSVMHTGKNGIYVGMLKLTLAEE from the coding sequence ATGAAACGATATATTCTTTTATTGATGGCAGTTTGCTGCCTATTTTCGATATCCGCACAGCAATCGACTAAAGAGATACCTGTAGAGCCTCTCTGCCTGGTAGCTCCTGACTCTGCCCAGAAAACCAAACAACTGGTGATTCTGCAAACAAGTGATACGCACAGCCGCATTGAACCCATTGCTGTGAATGCTGCCGACCGCTATGCCGGTATGGGTGGAACGGTGCGCCGGGCTACTTTTATTAAGGAAGCGCGTAAAATAAACCCCAACCTGTTACTGTTTGATTGCGGAGATATTTCCCAAGGAACTCCTTACTACAATTTGTTTCAGGGAGAAGTTGAAGTAAAGATGATGAATCTTATGGGCTATGATGCCATGACAATAGGTAATCATGAATTTGATTTCGGCCTGGAAAATATGGCACGTCTGTTCCGCATGGCAAATTTCCCGGTGGTATGTTCCAATTATGATGTGACAGGTACAGTGCTGGAAGGCTTGGTGAAACCCTATACTACCTTTTACCGCAATGGGTTGAAGATAGGTGTATTTGGTCTTGCTCCGAAGATGGAAGGCTTGGTGCAGGCTGATAAATGTGAAGGTGTGGTTTATAATGATCCGATAGAAGCAGCACAGAAAATGGCGGACTTGCTGAAGAATGAGGAAGGTTGTGATGTAGTCATTTGTTTGTCGCACCTCGGTTATCAACTTAAAAATGCTCCTTGTGACGAAGAACTGGCACAGAAAACGAACCATATTGATGCCATTCTGGGCGGACATACTCATACCTTTATGAAGGAACCGGCTGTTTACTTGAATAAAGACGGTCGGAATGTATCGGTGATGCATACCGGGAAAAATGGAATTTATGTTGGTATGTTGAAACTAACACTTGCGGAAGAATAA